The following are encoded in a window of Solidesulfovibrio magneticus RS-1 genomic DNA:
- a CDS encoding DUF927 domain-containing protein has product MNGAHSDYTFDIVDGCISHVHGDSDNSINLCNFACKIIEERTVSNGIISKIEFLIEGYFSDGTLLPTVSVPAEKFNSLGWVSQYGSRAIIYPVKQVKDLLPMAIRMISGVVPKKTVVSHTGWVESPHGHVYMTNGSVIGTDGDEAHFEVAIEDPHLRKFSINPGEEDHELEQSLRACLALAQMNPSQAILPLIGATFLAPLQCFIPLDFSVFLHGVTGSFKSQLTMLCQSHYGRQFHNSLPGNWASTENALEIMTFLAKDAVFVIDDFTYLRNERSSLGYKELEKKAERIFRGQGNSTGRQRMGRNDLARSYHSRAMIMTSGETLPRGDSLLARLFVVQLSKGDIDSSELSQMQQYAAAGLFENAMAGYIKWISVNYDRLKDHIPAELERLRDHFSDLRSVHCRTPENTAKLFLGFGMFADYIKAQNIISESEAAAMLSHAKDVFLEVGRNQNKVFFYDDTADLFFDQLADAMTQGDGYFDFINPNEFHSFESKDSIGWTNINGEWHKNGLRFGWVAGENLYLLPAISYDAAHKQTKSKGFTLETRGRLWKRLHEQGLILSSDPDRIGTRKYVNGVHHRVVHLDFAECFKDTFRRRGEGDDNRVGNPGNPERAGQEHGNSVCPSIGATGTDDLYADL; this is encoded by the coding sequence ATGAATGGCGCGCATAGCGATTATACTTTCGATATTGTTGATGGCTGTATCTCCCATGTTCACGGTGATAGCGACAACAGTATCAATCTTTGTAACTTTGCGTGTAAAATAATCGAAGAGCGTACCGTCTCCAATGGCATCATCTCTAAGATTGAATTCCTTATCGAAGGGTACTTTAGCGACGGCACGCTTCTCCCCACTGTCTCCGTTCCTGCCGAAAAGTTCAATTCGCTCGGGTGGGTGAGTCAGTACGGTTCCCGCGCCATTATCTATCCCGTCAAGCAGGTTAAGGACCTCCTGCCCATGGCGATTCGGATGATTAGCGGGGTCGTGCCGAAGAAAACGGTCGTGAGCCATACCGGCTGGGTTGAGTCCCCCCATGGGCACGTTTACATGACCAATGGTTCGGTGATTGGCACCGACGGGGACGAAGCTCATTTCGAAGTTGCCATCGAGGATCCCCATCTGCGTAAATTTTCCATTAATCCCGGCGAGGAAGACCACGAGCTTGAACAGTCGCTCCGGGCCTGCCTGGCGCTTGCGCAGATGAACCCGAGCCAAGCGATCCTTCCCCTTATTGGGGCGACTTTCCTGGCTCCCCTCCAGTGCTTCATTCCCCTGGACTTTTCCGTCTTCCTCCACGGCGTGACCGGTTCCTTCAAATCCCAGCTGACCATGCTCTGCCAGAGCCACTATGGCCGGCAATTTCACAACAGCTTGCCCGGCAACTGGGCCTCTACCGAAAACGCCCTGGAAATTATGACGTTTCTTGCGAAGGACGCGGTTTTTGTCATCGACGATTTCACCTACCTGCGCAACGAGCGGTCTTCCTTGGGGTACAAGGAACTCGAAAAAAAGGCGGAGCGAATTTTCCGTGGGCAGGGGAACTCCACCGGGCGGCAGCGGATGGGACGCAATGATTTGGCCCGCAGCTACCATTCCCGCGCCATGATCATGACCAGCGGCGAAACGCTGCCGAGGGGGGACAGCCTTCTCGCTCGCCTTTTTGTCGTCCAACTCAGCAAGGGGGACATTGATTCCAGCGAGCTTTCCCAGATGCAGCAGTACGCGGCGGCTGGTCTCTTTGAAAATGCCATGGCTGGTTATATTAAATGGATTTCTGTCAATTACGACCGGCTAAAAGATCATATCCCTGCTGAGCTTGAGCGGCTTCGTGACCATTTTTCTGATCTTCGTTCCGTGCATTGTCGTACGCCTGAGAATACCGCCAAGCTCTTCCTCGGTTTCGGAATGTTTGCTGATTATATTAAAGCTCAGAATATTATTTCTGAATCTGAGGCTGCCGCCATGCTGTCTCATGCTAAGGATGTCTTTCTTGAAGTTGGCCGCAACCAAAACAAGGTTTTCTTCTATGACGACACTGCGGATCTCTTCTTCGATCAACTGGCTGACGCCATGACTCAGGGTGATGGCTATTTTGACTTCATCAACCCTAATGAATTCCATTCTTTTGAATCGAAGGATTCTATCGGGTGGACCAATATCAACGGAGAGTGGCATAAGAATGGGCTTCGCTTCGGCTGGGTTGCCGGCGAAAACTTGTATCTGCTCCCGGCTATCAGCTACGACGCTGCCCACAAGCAGACCAAATCCAAGGGCTTTACCCTTGAAACCCGGGGTCGCCTTTGGAAGCGTCTTCATGAGCAGGGCCTCATTCTGAGCAGTGACCCCGACCGCATTGGCACCCGCAAGTACGTCAATGGGGTCCACCACCGGGTTGTCCATCTGGATTTCGCCGAGTGTTTCAAGGACACCTTCCGCCGCCGTGGCGAGGGCGACGACAATAGGGTGGGCAACCCTGGAAATCCGGAACG
- a CDS encoding DNA methyltransferase, with protein MNTITFIAMANIVPNSGYSRAVMDQDLIEFIRNSIRQNNGLKPENALKVRQIPNDIFEIIDGHIRFEAARQENLEELPCIVVEMDDDEAYMALINENKCQEMTALDIGLHALGFESRVGGRGNKSDLTLYAEKIRKHPQNVRLYRDGAKVYKHIEPELVYDEKMKLRSKATVLCDFKNLNDRSWLGLSKIVVNRKYGTPDLKKGIRLVKKVMEMENSEEWIDAFLPYEKIIALSMAKATSFHLIDPVFKELNRLKQFYENNPEAGNINELHSWLSEHGVETDQFGRERLDFRNIVKHCKSVMNGNNKEMASWIEGDCLEHIHEIPDGSVALLLTDPPYGCTFRSISDRTNRTIANDNPEDATRILKESLEQLYPKMKDDSYIVVFSGDKMLADFINIIKSAGYCYQGVAVWKKSHHTQGSLISGLRPITEKIIYATKGKPVLYDAICDHFEYPNTKNEFHQTEKPAGLLRELIGAMTVPGDCVVDCFAGSGSSVVQAKAMGRNWWGCVLDPDDYQNGYMRLNESMAEAA; from the coding sequence ATGAACACCATCACTTTCATTGCTATGGCGAACATCGTTCCTAATTCTGGTTACTCTCGTGCTGTCATGGACCAGGACTTGATTGAATTTATCCGCAATAGCATTCGGCAAAACAACGGCCTTAAACCCGAAAATGCCCTCAAGGTTCGCCAGATTCCCAATGACATCTTTGAAATTATCGATGGTCACATTCGTTTTGAAGCTGCTAGGCAGGAGAATCTCGAAGAACTTCCTTGTATTGTGGTGGAAATGGATGACGATGAAGCTTATATGGCCCTGATCAACGAGAACAAGTGCCAGGAGATGACCGCCCTGGATATCGGTCTCCATGCCCTTGGGTTTGAGTCCCGTGTCGGTGGCCGGGGCAACAAGAGCGACCTCACCCTGTATGCCGAAAAGATCCGTAAGCACCCCCAGAATGTCCGGCTGTACCGGGATGGGGCCAAAGTCTACAAGCACATCGAGCCTGAACTTGTCTACGATGAAAAGATGAAACTTCGCAGCAAGGCTACTGTTTTGTGCGATTTCAAGAATCTCAATGATCGGTCTTGGTTGGGTTTGTCCAAGATCGTTGTCAACCGCAAGTATGGTACCCCCGATCTCAAGAAAGGTATTCGTCTCGTGAAGAAGGTTATGGAAATGGAAAATAGCGAAGAGTGGATCGACGCCTTCTTGCCTTATGAGAAGATTATTGCGTTGTCTATGGCGAAGGCTACGAGTTTCCATCTCATTGACCCTGTTTTTAAGGAGCTGAATCGTCTAAAGCAGTTCTATGAAAACAATCCTGAAGCTGGCAATATAAATGAACTTCATAGTTGGCTTTCTGAGCATGGCGTTGAAACTGACCAGTTCGGCCGTGAACGCCTTGATTTCCGTAATATTGTCAAACACTGCAAATCCGTTATGAATGGCAACAACAAGGAAATGGCCTCTTGGATTGAGGGTGATTGCCTTGAGCATATCCATGAAATTCCTGATGGTTCTGTTGCCCTCCTGCTGACTGATCCTCCCTATGGTTGTACGTTTCGTTCCATTTCTGACAGGACTAATCGGACCATTGCCAACGACAATCCTGAGGATGCCACGCGTATCCTTAAAGAAAGCCTTGAGCAGCTTTATCCCAAGATGAAGGATGATTCGTATATCGTTGTGTTCAGTGGCGACAAGATGCTGGCGGACTTCATTAACATTATCAAGAGTGCTGGTTATTGCTACCAGGGGGTCGCTGTGTGGAAGAAGTCTCACCACACGCAGGGGTCTCTTATCAGTGGTCTTCGCCCCATTACTGAAAAAATTATTTATGCCACCAAGGGTAAACCTGTGCTGTACGATGCCATTTGCGACCACTTCGAGTACCCCAACACTAAGAATGAATTCCATCAGACCGAGAAGCCGGCGGGTCTCCTTCGTGAGTTGATTGGGGCCATGACTGTTCCCGGGGATTGCGTCGTCGACTGTTTCGCCGGATCCGGCTCCTCTGTGGTCCAGGCCAAGGCGATGGGGCGCAATTGGTGGGGCTGTGTCCTTGACCCCGATGACTACCAGAACGGGTACATGCGCCTGAATGAGAGCATGGCCGAAGCTGCTTAA
- a CDS encoding TrlF family AAA-like ATPase: MSAAWDWVSAKWWKFDFHNHTPASNDYGKGPNQAEYRLISQKDWLLNYMRRGIDCVAVTDHNSGAWIDPLKRALDELASEHHPDYRPLYIFPGVEISVHGNIHVLAIFFNGTTTSDIDSLLGAVKYRSTKGRSDSCSECSIVEVVDEIAKSGGLAIPAHVDQSNGLFTSCPGNTLGQILENKNVFAMEVTDCTIEKPQLYIDKKLNWAELLGTDSHHYSGFTGQRYPGSHFTWVKMSKPSYDGLRLALIDGPLSLKRSDQFDGDPNTHGQLAIESIVVDNAKYVGRGRSYSCKFNPWLNTIIGGRGTGKSTSLEFLRIALKRKGEIPKTLENEFSKYNQTSKNRQDEGLLTDSTVITVSFWKDGGRFRIVWSNDTGKYEIEKEDLSGRWNASEGDIAQRFPVRIYSQKQIFELAKHPQALLQVVDDAPEVNYRDWKLEWDELVSKYLSIRAQAREVQAGLQEESVVKGQLEDVKRKLDVFEKAGHASVLRTYQLRLNQNKAIDSWQNSWEDFGDQMKNISKGLSPSELDSQYFDLENADDKELLSIVANVRAKFDKFQNDINEIAQQIDTAKDSWVLTRPGLAISKKIISAKQEYTNLLSQLTAVGAGDPSAYGILVKQRQDIEEKLKGFNKKRDIITQHQKSADACFVKIQEHREKITKLRDKFLKVTLAGNPYVQINVIPFGGKFTIEEEFRKLIDRSNGGFDRDIGIVDGDEGLLATLTQNPDKSMEEKITALKSSLFAYHENDSTIVPTAKDRRFVAHIQGLSPEQMDRIQCWFPEDSLDVRYSLKDGGDFKPVEQGSPGQKTAALLAFILSYGSEPLVLDQPEDDLDNHLIYDLIVTQLREIKQGRQVLVATHNANIVVNGDAENVIALDVKSGQTQIVAQGGLQEPSIREEICRVMEGGREAFDQRYKRISAGRY, encoded by the coding sequence ATGTCTGCCGCTTGGGACTGGGTCAGCGCGAAATGGTGGAAATTCGACTTTCACAATCACACTCCTGCTTCAAACGACTATGGGAAAGGCCCTAACCAAGCTGAATATAGGTTAATTTCACAGAAAGATTGGCTGCTCAACTACATGCGGCGTGGCATCGATTGCGTTGCGGTGACGGATCACAATTCCGGAGCCTGGATTGATCCACTCAAACGTGCTCTTGACGAGTTGGCATCTGAGCACCATCCAGATTATCGGCCTCTCTACATTTTTCCTGGTGTTGAAATTAGCGTTCATGGCAACATCCACGTTTTGGCAATTTTTTTTAATGGCACAACAACATCAGACATAGATTCTTTGCTTGGTGCTGTTAAATATCGCTCCACCAAAGGAAGAAGTGATAGCTGCTCAGAATGCTCTATCGTCGAAGTTGTCGATGAAATAGCAAAGTCTGGTGGCCTAGCGATACCTGCGCATGTTGATCAATCAAATGGCTTGTTTACGTCATGCCCTGGCAACACTTTAGGGCAGATTCTTGAAAATAAGAATGTATTTGCTATGGAAGTTACAGATTGTACGATTGAGAAACCCCAGCTCTACATCGACAAAAAACTAAATTGGGCTGAGCTTCTTGGAACTGACTCCCATCACTATTCAGGCTTCACAGGTCAACGTTACCCGGGAAGTCATTTTACTTGGGTAAAGATGTCAAAGCCATCCTACGATGGATTGCGGTTGGCACTTATTGACGGTCCTCTTTCATTGAAGCGTTCAGATCAATTCGATGGAGATCCCAATACCCATGGGCAGCTCGCTATCGAAAGTATTGTTGTTGACAACGCAAAGTATGTAGGTAGGGGCCGATCCTATTCGTGTAAATTTAATCCATGGCTAAATACGATTATCGGTGGACGCGGCACAGGAAAATCGACCTCTTTGGAATTCCTGCGGATAGCTCTGAAGCGGAAGGGAGAGATTCCCAAAACCCTTGAAAATGAATTTTCCAAATACAACCAGACATCGAAAAATCGCCAAGACGAAGGCCTCTTGACAGATTCTACTGTCATTACAGTTAGTTTTTGGAAAGATGGAGGTCGCTTTCGAATCGTATGGTCGAACGACACAGGAAAGTATGAAATAGAGAAAGAGGATCTTTCTGGCAGATGGAATGCTTCAGAGGGAGACATTGCACAGCGTTTTCCTGTCAGAATTTATAGCCAAAAACAGATTTTTGAATTGGCTAAGCATCCCCAAGCGTTATTGCAAGTAGTTGATGACGCTCCGGAGGTTAATTATCGCGACTGGAAGCTTGAGTGGGATGAGCTAGTTTCCAAATATCTTTCAATTCGTGCCCAGGCACGAGAAGTCCAAGCAGGACTTCAGGAAGAATCTGTCGTTAAGGGCCAACTGGAAGACGTTAAACGCAAACTTGATGTTTTTGAAAAGGCTGGCCATGCAAGTGTTCTAAGGACTTACCAGCTCAGGCTGAACCAAAATAAGGCGATCGATTCTTGGCAAAATTCGTGGGAAGACTTTGGCGATCAAATGAAGAATATTTCCAAAGGCCTGTCGCCATCTGAACTTGATTCACAGTACTTTGATTTAGAAAATGCAGACGATAAAGAATTGCTCTCCATCGTTGCCAATGTCCGTGCCAAGTTTGATAAATTTCAGAATGATATAAACGAAATCGCACAGCAAATTGATACTGCAAAAGACTCATGGGTGTTGACACGACCCGGTTTGGCAATATCGAAAAAAATTATTTCGGCCAAGCAGGAGTATACCAATCTACTCAGCCAGCTTACAGCCGTCGGTGCGGGCGATCCCTCAGCTTATGGAATTTTGGTTAAACAACGCCAAGATATCGAAGAAAAGTTGAAAGGATTCAATAAAAAGCGAGATATTATTACTCAACACCAGAAAAGTGCAGATGCGTGCTTTGTCAAAATTCAGGAGCATCGTGAAAAAATAACCAAACTACGCGACAAGTTTCTTAAGGTCACGCTAGCTGGAAATCCATATGTGCAGATCAATGTTATTCCTTTTGGAGGTAAGTTCACAATCGAAGAGGAATTTCGGAAGTTAATTGACAGAAGCAATGGAGGCTTTGATCGCGATATTGGGATAGTAGATGGTGATGAGGGACTACTGGCTACTCTTACTCAGAACCCTGACAAATCCATGGAAGAAAAGATTACGGCGCTGAAATCTTCATTGTTTGCATACCATGAGAACGATTCAACAATAGTGCCGACAGCCAAAGATCGACGTTTTGTCGCACATATCCAAGGATTGTCCCCAGAGCAGATGGACCGAATCCAATGCTGGTTTCCCGAAGACTCACTGGACGTTAGGTACAGCCTTAAGGACGGTGGGGATTTCAAACCGGTAGAACAAGGTTCTCCTGGGCAAAAGACTGCTGCCCTACTGGCTTTTATCCTTTCATATGGCAGTGAGCCACTTGTACTTGATCAGCCGGAAGACGATCTTGACAATCATTTGATCTATGACCTTATCGTAACGCAACTACGAGAGATAAAGCAAGGACGGCAAGTTTTAGTCGCTACTCACAACGCTAATATTGTTGTAAATGGTGATGCAGAAAATGTTATTGCTCTTGATGTGAAGTCTGGGCAAACTCAAATCGTGGCACAGGGTGGACTTCAAGAACCTTCCATACGGGAAGAGATATGCCGAGTAATGGAAGGGGGGAGGGAAGCATTTGATCAAAGATATAAGCGAATTAGCGCAGGAAGGTATTGA
- the brxL gene encoding protease Lon-related BREX system protein BrxL has protein sequence MDNEAPSLDSLLNEHFQGKVVRKDLTKLLKEGANVPVYVLEYLLGMYCASDDEDIIQEGIKSVKDILAQNYVRPDEAEKVKSIIRERGSFKVIDKVTVKLNEKRDCYEALLSNLGTKGVEISSNTVKEFEKLLVGGIWCIISLNYFYEEGQKGSPFSISDLKPIQMPNMDMETIYEGRKHFTEDQWLDVLLRSTGIEPTTFEERAKWHLLSRLIPLVENNYNICELGPRGTGKSHVYKEISPNSILVSGGQTTVANLFYNMGNHKVGLVGVWDVVAFDEVAGITFKDKDGVQIMKDYMASGSFSRGRDAISANASMVFVGNINQSVDTLVKTSHLFAPFPETMIDTAFFDRMHCYTPGWEIPKMRPEFFTNQYGLIVDYLAEYFREMRKTTFADAIDKYFHLGNNLNQRDTIAVRKTVSGLLKLLYPHGDYTKEAVEKCLRYALECRRRVKEQLKKLGGMEFYDVHFSYIDNETRDEKFVGIPEQGGSSLIPEGPPNPGTLHTVGCGSGHLGLYRIELQVTAGNGKLSISGVGSSNQAKEPIKVAFDYFKANASRVSGSSKPGDRDYHLHIVELHNTGPNDAMTLPSFIALCSGLLGKPVQGSLVVLGDMSLGGSIIRAGDLAASLQVAFDAGAKRILIPMSSVGDIQTVPGELFAKFQTSFYSDPVDAVFKALGVE, from the coding sequence ATGGATAACGAAGCTCCCAGCCTTGACTCCCTGCTCAACGAACATTTTCAAGGCAAGGTCGTTCGAAAGGACCTCACCAAGCTCCTCAAAGAAGGAGCGAATGTTCCTGTTTATGTGCTGGAGTATCTCCTTGGCATGTACTGCGCCTCGGACGACGAGGATATTATTCAGGAAGGCATCAAGAGCGTCAAAGATATCCTTGCACAAAACTATGTACGGCCTGACGAGGCTGAGAAAGTTAAATCCATTATCCGCGAGCGTGGCAGCTTCAAGGTTATTGATAAAGTTACAGTTAAGCTCAACGAAAAAAGGGATTGCTACGAGGCACTTCTTTCCAACTTGGGAACAAAGGGTGTTGAAATTTCCAGCAATACCGTCAAGGAATTCGAGAAGCTTCTCGTCGGCGGCATCTGGTGCATCATTTCGCTCAACTATTTTTATGAGGAAGGCCAAAAAGGCTCCCCATTTTCCATATCCGACCTTAAGCCCATTCAAATGCCGAATATGGATATGGAAACCATTTACGAAGGGCGAAAGCACTTCACAGAAGATCAGTGGCTAGACGTACTGCTTAGATCTACGGGCATTGAGCCGACCACGTTTGAAGAACGAGCCAAGTGGCACCTGCTTTCACGTTTGATTCCTCTTGTAGAGAACAACTACAATATATGTGAGCTTGGCCCCCGTGGCACAGGCAAAAGCCATGTTTACAAAGAGATCAGCCCGAACAGCATTCTGGTTTCTGGTGGCCAGACGACCGTGGCGAATCTCTTTTATAACATGGGGAACCACAAAGTTGGCCTAGTTGGTGTTTGGGATGTTGTGGCGTTCGATGAGGTGGCCGGTATAACCTTCAAGGACAAAGATGGCGTTCAGATCATGAAGGACTACATGGCGTCTGGGTCCTTCTCCCGAGGGCGAGACGCTATCAGCGCAAACGCTTCAATGGTTTTTGTTGGAAATATAAACCAGAGCGTCGATACCCTAGTAAAGACCAGCCACCTGTTTGCACCTTTCCCTGAAACAATGATCGACACGGCATTTTTTGATAGAATGCATTGCTATACGCCGGGCTGGGAAATTCCCAAGATGCGGCCCGAATTTTTTACGAATCAGTATGGCCTTATCGTGGACTATTTGGCGGAATATTTCCGTGAGATGCGCAAAACAACTTTTGCCGACGCCATCGACAAGTATTTTCACCTGGGCAACAACCTGAACCAGCGGGACACCATTGCGGTTCGAAAAACGGTCTCGGGCCTTCTCAAGCTTCTTTATCCGCACGGTGATTATACCAAAGAAGCCGTTGAAAAATGCCTTCGGTATGCATTGGAATGTCGCCGCCGTGTCAAGGAACAATTGAAAAAACTTGGCGGCATGGAATTTTACGATGTCCATTTTAGCTATATCGACAATGAAACTCGGGATGAAAAATTTGTCGGCATCCCTGAACAGGGTGGAAGTTCGCTGATCCCAGAAGGGCCGCCAAATCCAGGGACCTTGCATACGGTTGGCTGCGGGTCGGGACATCTTGGACTGTACCGAATTGAGCTTCAGGTGACTGCCGGCAATGGCAAGCTGTCCATCTCTGGGGTTGGATCGAGCAACCAAGCCAAGGAACCAATAAAGGTCGCCTTTGACTACTTCAAGGCGAACGCCAGCCGGGTCAGTGGGTCTTCAAAGCCGGGGGATCGCGATTACCACCTGCACATTGTTGAGCTGCACAACACAGGCCCTAACGACGCCATGACCCTGCCCAGTTTCATCGCCCTGTGCTCAGGGTTATTGGGCAAGCCGGTGCAAGGAAGCTTGGTGGTGCTTGGTGACATGAGCCTTGGCGGCAGCATCATCCGGGCCGGCGACTTGGCCGCAAGTCTCCAGGTCGCGTTCGATGCTGGAGCAAAGCGAATCTTAATACCCATGAGCAGCGTGGGCGACATCCAAACCGTTCCGGGCGAACTTTTTGCCAAGTTCCAGACAAGCTTTTATTCAGATCCTGTTGATGCAGTCTTTAAAGCCCTTGGGGTGGAATGA
- the pglZ gene encoding BREX-1 system phosphatase PglZ type A, whose protein sequence is MDSAKIQEALSKIYDIEEYRIVFWYDPEQEFLETLSMLSIEGVTVVNLLDESLLELKIRLETQDRTGKYLLYSPSPEPNPENDWLLDIRLYSRPFHADRASILLNELGLTSQSLRAHLNERKKFFKSQDRLNRLRKLVVAEDKESDLDQKMLAVLTRSDQASTFDVLMNLFSEMCTGVSCDFKSPTSSWGDIEKFGVAPFFWEKMAMTFGYVADSPSLSDLLIRLLVSDFSNTLKGTIPGSLAHFQFTDKSLAINSSVFIAQWRSHLSHFREYAAISQEIATELRLEEQLGGYNEESLLDVMTFEVVERQVLRALRKKIKQDQWDKPESLKPVIQRRRDGYWATIQLDQYTESGNIYKTTYDALEAALDLLTLRKIHDAGFSFAKAGTMYQAYTSELFRFDQLYRLFHEYADRLELAGWDVLKDVQKIVEACYSGWFLDQLSISWGSFLDGRDGLLKEWSIENIPNQQDFFSLTAQPVLQSHARSKVFVIVSDALRYEVAEELTRELNSKFRFKATISTQLGILPSYTALGMASLLPHRGYGYKEQSDQILIAGQPCATLEQRSSILSNVNGIAVKADELLAMTKDDGRELVRPWRVVYIYHNQIDATGDSAQTEGKAFTAVRKAIEELSSLVRFIVNSLNGANVFVTADHGFIYQDTPPSPLEKSDLAFKPDGVIKAKKRYILGRDLGESEKAWHGSTRVTAGTSDDMEFWIPKGVNRFHFSGGARFIHGGAMPQEIVVPVVQVRELEGKTAANEAVKQVNVSLLGSNRKIVNSLQKFELIQTEKVSDRMTPRTLVVSLRDGELLISTEEMVTFNSSSDSMEERKRSLTLRLKKGSYDNKREYFLVFRDPGTQIEYERIPMTIDLAFMNDF, encoded by the coding sequence ATGGACTCAGCAAAAATTCAGGAAGCCCTTTCCAAAATTTACGATATCGAAGAGTATCGCATCGTTTTCTGGTATGATCCAGAACAGGAGTTTCTTGAGACGCTTTCGATGCTCTCCATTGAAGGCGTCACCGTGGTCAATCTCCTGGACGAGAGTTTGTTAGAACTCAAAATCCGACTGGAGACGCAAGACCGAACGGGCAAGTATCTGCTCTATTCCCCTTCCCCCGAGCCTAATCCGGAAAACGACTGGCTGCTGGACATCAGGCTTTACAGCCGACCATTCCATGCCGATAGGGCTTCCATTCTGCTCAATGAATTAGGGCTTACCAGCCAGTCCCTGCGTGCGCATCTGAACGAGCGCAAAAAATTTTTCAAAAGCCAGGACCGGCTAAATAGGCTTCGAAAACTCGTGGTGGCCGAGGATAAAGAGAGCGATCTCGACCAGAAGATGCTTGCCGTGCTGACTCGTTCTGACCAGGCCAGCACGTTCGACGTTCTCATGAACCTGTTCTCCGAAATGTGCACAGGCGTCAGTTGCGACTTCAAGTCTCCCACGTCTTCATGGGGAGACATTGAAAAATTCGGGGTGGCTCCCTTTTTTTGGGAAAAGATGGCCATGACCTTCGGCTACGTTGCCGACAGCCCAAGCCTATCTGACCTCTTGATCCGCCTTTTGGTCAGCGACTTTTCCAACACCCTGAAGGGGACTATTCCCGGCTCCTTGGCGCATTTTCAGTTTACGGACAAGTCGCTGGCCATCAATAGTTCCGTCTTTATAGCGCAATGGCGCAGCCATTTAAGCCATTTTCGGGAGTATGCCGCGATTTCACAAGAAATTGCCACGGAACTCCGCCTGGAGGAACAACTCGGGGGGTATAATGAGGAATCCTTACTGGACGTCATGACCTTCGAGGTGGTCGAGCGGCAGGTGCTTCGCGCTCTACGCAAGAAGATCAAACAGGACCAGTGGGACAAACCCGAAAGTCTTAAGCCTGTTATCCAACGCAGGCGGGATGGGTATTGGGCCACAATACAGCTCGATCAGTATACTGAAAGTGGAAATATTTATAAAACTACCTACGACGCGCTTGAAGCAGCCCTTGATCTCTTAACCCTGCGCAAAATACATGATGCAGGGTTCAGCTTTGCAAAAGCGGGAACGATGTATCAAGCATACACCTCAGAGTTATTCCGATTCGACCAGCTATACCGACTATTTCACGAATACGCCGACAGACTTGAGTTAGCTGGATGGGATGTGCTTAAGGATGTCCAGAAGATCGTAGAAGCATGTTACAGTGGATGGTTTTTGGATCAGCTTTCTATCTCCTGGGGTAGTTTTCTCGATGGGCGAGACGGACTTTTGAAAGAATGGTCCATTGAAAATATTCCCAACCAGCAAGATTTTTTTTCACTCACTGCCCAGCCAGTTCTTCAATCTCACGCCAGAAGCAAGGTTTTCGTGATTGTCAGCGATGCACTTCGGTATGAAGTAGCCGAGGAACTGACCAGAGAACTCAATTCCAAGTTCCGTTTCAAGGCTACTATCTCAACTCAGCTTGGTATCTTGCCGAGCTATACGGCACTTGGGATGGCCTCATTGCTGCCACACCGAGGATATGGATATAAAGAGCAATCCGACCAAATACTTATTGCAGGACAGCCTTGTGCTACGTTAGAACAGCGCAGTTCAATTCTTTCTAATGTGAATGGAATAGCGGTCAAGGCAGATGAATTGCTTGCCATGACCAAGGACGATGGCCGTGAATTGGTGCGTCCTTGGCGTGTGGTGTATATCTACCACAACCAAATTGATGCAACCGGTGATTCCGCTCAGACTGAGGGCAAGGCTTTCACAGCTGTTCGCAAGGCGATAGAAGAACTGTCCTCCCTGGTGCGTTTCATCGTGAACTCGCTTAATGGTGCCAATGTTTTTGTCACAGCCGACCACGGATTTATTTACCAAGACACTCCTCCATCACCCTTGGAGAAAAGCGACTTGGCTTTCAAGCCAGACGGCGTGATCAAGGCCAAGAAGCGTTATATCCTCGGGCGGGACCTTGGCGAATCCGAAAAGGCATGGCACGGTTCGACGCGGGTGACTGCGGGGACCTCCGACGACATGGAGTTCTGGATTCCAAAGGGTGTCAACCGCTTCCATTTTTCGGGTGGAGCGCGTTTTATCCATGGCGGCGCTATGCCTCAAGAAATCGTGGTCCCCGTCGTCCAGGTTAGGGAATTAGAGGGCAAAACCGCAGCAAACGAAGCTGTTAAGCAGGTCAACGTATCTCTTCTTGGTTCAAACCGAAAGATTGTCAATTCTCTCCAAAAATTCGAACTTATCCAGACCGAAAAAGTTTCCGACAGGATGACGCCAAGGACGCTTGTTGTATCATTGCGTGACGGGGAACTACTTATCAGCACTGAAGAAATGGTTACTTTTAACAGTTCCTCTGATTCAATGGAGGAGCGCAAGCGGTCTCTGACGCTCAGACTTAAAAAGGGTAGCTACGACAACAAGAGGGAATACTTTTTGGTGTTCCGGGATCCAGGAACACAGATAGAATACGAGCGCATCCCCATGACCATTGACTTGGCCTTCATGAATGATTTTTGA